Proteins from a genomic interval of uncultured Desulfuromusa sp.:
- a CDS encoding DUF4376 domain-containing protein, whose amino-acid sequence MSTLVVYEQSTDVVVHVRGGIKSPGQHQKIFERIDARYPDQQLAWFSLPINITHHQFVERYEISAGQAVAKVKTAAELIAEAKSRLAKKRWQVETGGYEYNGFPVHSDDRAQSKTTQIGLAITAGLRTSVRWKFADDVRRNLTAAEFTALGQAFSDHSDKCFDCEEACWPRIEAGEYDIETIWAEEWALI is encoded by the coding sequence ATGAGCACTTTGGTTGTTTATGAGCAGAGCACTGATGTTGTTGTCCACGTTCGCGGCGGGATCAAATCACCGGGGCAACATCAAAAAATATTTGAGCGTATCGATGCACGATATCCGGATCAGCAGCTTGCATGGTTCTCGCTGCCGATAAATATTACTCATCATCAGTTTGTCGAGCGTTATGAAATCAGTGCCGGTCAGGCGGTCGCAAAAGTTAAAACGGCAGCAGAGTTAATTGCAGAAGCAAAATCACGACTGGCAAAAAAACGCTGGCAGGTTGAAACCGGTGGCTACGAATACAACGGTTTTCCGGTTCATAGTGATGACCGGGCGCAATCAAAAACAACCCAGATCGGACTTGCTATTACTGCCGGACTCAGAACATCGGTGCGATGGAAATTTGCAGATGATGTACGTCGCAACCTGACTGCTGCTGAATTTACTGCTTTAGGTCAAGCATTTAGCGATCACTCTGACAAATGTTTTGATTGCGAAGAAGCTTGCTGGCCACGTATTGAAGCCGGTGAATACGATATCGAAACCATCTGGGCCGAAGAATGGGCTCTGATTTAA